In Zingiber officinale cultivar Zhangliang chromosome 11B, Zo_v1.1, whole genome shotgun sequence, a single window of DNA contains:
- the LOC122034339 gene encoding stellacyanin-like: protein MTDGKWSSNYKALSLLLLVISCALCASGTTHIVGDSSGWELGVNYDAWTANQTFVPGDVLEFRYNRLQHDVVEVNSGDYSSCSSSSPIRQETDGNTTFTLSEAGTRYFICGISNHCSNGMRLQVDVTASSTASPPSPASTASPPPPVSPTNNDNKAGILSPVHAAAVVCAGLLVVGLGMF, encoded by the exons ATGACGGACGGAAAATGGAGTAGCAACTATAAGGCGTTGAGCTTGCTTCTCCTAGTCATCAGCTGTGCCTTGTGTGCCTCCGGGACGACCCACATCGTCGGCGATTCCAGTGGTTGGGAACTGGGTGTCAATTACGATGCATGGACTGCCAACCAAACCTTCGTTCCCGGCGATGTCCTCG AGTTCAGGTACAATCGCTTGCAGCACGACGTGGTGGAGGTGAACTCCGGGGACTACAGCTCTTGCTCCAGCAGCAGCCCCATCAGGCAGGAAACCGACGGAAATACGACCTTCACCCTTTCCGAGGCCGGCACGCGATACTTCATCTGCGGAATCTCCAACCACTGCAGCAACGGCATGCGTCTCCAGGTCGACGtcactgcttcttccactgcCTCACCACCGTCGCCGGCGTCCACCGCCTCGCCACCGCCGCCGGTGTCGCCCACAAACAACGACAACAAAGCCGGAATCCTTTCGCCAGTGCACGCCGCCGCCGTGGTATGCGCGGGGTTGCTGGTGGTTGGGCTTGGCATGTTCTAG